In Eschrichtius robustus isolate mEscRob2 chromosome 11, mEscRob2.pri, whole genome shotgun sequence, the following proteins share a genomic window:
- the CDKN1C gene encoding cyclin-dependent kinase inhibitor 1C has translation MERLVARRTFPLFARTSACRSLFGPVDHEELSRELQMRLAELSAEDQRRWDYNFQQDVPLRGPGRLQWTEVDSDSVPAFYRETVQVGRCRLLLAPRPRPDGAGDSPPSGPPADESLDGLGEAPASPSSGPSVAPAPAPAPAPQESSEPEAVSPPRSQEPLAEPPHSGISGRPAPGTAATATNTNAAAATAAAAATTAAAGGAAIKKLSGPLISDFFAKRKRPAPEAKASNEVPAGCAAPGAAPAVGSAEQTPRKRLR, from the exons ATGGAGCGCCTGGTCGCCCGCCGCACCTTTCCCCTGTTCGCGCGCACCAGCGCTTGCCGCAGCCTCTTCGGGCCAGTGGACCACGAGGAGCTCAGCCGCGAGCTGCAGATGCGCCTGGCCGAGCTGAGCGCCGAGGACCAGCGTCGCTGGGACTACAACTTCCAGCAGGACGTGCCACTGCGGGGCCCCGGGCGCCTGCAGTGGACCGAGGTGGACAGCGACTCCGTGCCTGCCTTCTACCGCGAGACGGTGCAGGTGGGGCGCTGTCGCCTGCTCCTGGCGCCTCGTCCCCGCCCGGACGGCGCGGGCGATAGCCCGCCCTCCGGGCCGCCGGCCGATGAGTCCCTCGACGGCCTCGGGGAGGCGCCGGCGTCGCCGTCCAGCGGCCCGTCCGTAGCGcctgccccggccccggccccggcgccGCAGGAGAGCTCTGAGCCGGAGGCGGTCTCGCCGCCGCGCAGCCAGGAGCCCCTGGCCGAGCCGCCGCACTCAGGGATTTCGGGGCGCCCCGCGCCGGGCACTGCCGCCACTGCCACCAACACCAACGCCGCCGCCGCcactgccgccgccgctgccacCACTGCCGCCGCCGGAGGCGCCGCGATCAAGAAGCTGTCCGGGCCTCTCATCTCCG ATTTCTTCGCCAAGCGCAAGAGACCCGCGCCCGAAGCCAAGGCGTCGAACGAGGTTCCCGCGGGATGCGCCGCGCCCGGCGCCGCTCCAGCCGTCGGCTCGGCTGAGCAAACCCCGCGCAAGCGGCTGCGATGA